A region of Halalkaliarchaeum desulfuricum DNA encodes the following proteins:
- a CDS encoding LamG-like jellyroll fold domain-containing protein: protein MSGYELSIGGPRSDDDADVYADFVDFDVTEAASSMGSWGATLPFRASFEDELLSKVWIYHQDEIIFRGELESFEADYESSTTEINGRGIFVEMNRKTSSVHYEDTTVYDAIVDFWDETDWDALVLPPNREVRDTVQVSEFDHAAVWSWEGTRDGDTRQDDVELVPNRFEINEPNILVDETEHDDSQASLSHDDETDVWWVLIETDEPVNTFDVGIHQQETWSSDGIYEEAWDSVDHNTPQRFHLFRLEFDSEWDQFRPKLQIYDETFDIVRSEIFIPDESGYSTLDGVEIDGTQFEILQELHDIGSYEFNVNDYETLDVHSFPTGTLNGEPDWRITSSNRSKDLTDYANRVTVHGRTGDDGSTPKATAENQDEIDDMAQRGIGDDGVVERFEKNPELTTQEEVDSRAERFLRESVNERDESGSLEIVPQQVAPGYSYNVSAWGDSFPYGSQIGSNSLYFRGPDSPGDVDDHVVYSWSNLIYGSGGEYTWEFLVHPQDLADLGDDEYYTIFEFDEDEAGTAYVRLYGDGSIQLDYTSTTGDVTRTDMNTIREGDTQRLTILWSEDVWDRYFYVDGQLEYEDSAHPPWLDLEYGDYYVGADRNGENGFKGGIDDVRIFASSEWKSQEWIRQNAYADLVEADEDLEGLLNYLRFDDHSDTDEVRNDGTAMYFDSEIVGAEYQEKFGKLDEVQYSLGDGDTLSLDFDISGRIDTELVSTQRSARTNRRSL from the coding sequence ATGTCGGGCTACGAACTCTCGATCGGTGGCCCGCGGAGTGACGACGATGCCGATGTCTACGCGGACTTTGTGGACTTCGACGTCACTGAAGCAGCTTCGTCGATGGGTTCCTGGGGAGCGACACTTCCGTTCCGGGCCAGTTTCGAGGACGAGCTTCTCTCGAAGGTGTGGATCTACCATCAGGACGAGATCATCTTCCGTGGCGAACTGGAGTCGTTCGAGGCCGACTACGAGAGCTCCACTACGGAGATCAACGGCAGAGGAATCTTCGTCGAGATGAACCGGAAGACGTCGTCCGTTCACTACGAGGACACCACCGTCTACGATGCAATCGTCGACTTCTGGGACGAGACGGACTGGGACGCCCTGGTTCTCCCTCCGAATCGGGAGGTGAGGGATACGGTTCAGGTGTCCGAGTTCGATCACGCTGCCGTCTGGAGCTGGGAGGGTACTCGCGACGGGGATACCCGCCAGGACGACGTTGAGCTCGTACCGAACCGGTTCGAGATCAACGAACCAAACATCCTCGTCGACGAGACGGAGCACGATGACTCTCAAGCATCTCTCTCCCACGATGATGAAACAGACGTCTGGTGGGTACTCATCGAGACTGACGAGCCGGTGAACACGTTTGACGTTGGGATACACCAACAGGAGACGTGGAGCTCCGACGGGATCTACGAGGAAGCCTGGGACTCTGTCGATCACAACACACCACAACGGTTCCACCTCTTCCGGCTCGAGTTCGACAGCGAGTGGGATCAGTTCCGTCCGAAGCTTCAGATCTACGACGAAACGTTCGACATCGTCCGGAGCGAGATCTTCATCCCGGACGAGTCTGGCTACTCCACCCTCGACGGTGTCGAGATCGACGGGACGCAGTTCGAGATCCTCCAGGAACTCCACGACATCGGATCCTACGAGTTCAACGTCAACGACTACGAGACGCTGGATGTCCATTCGTTCCCCACTGGGACACTCAACGGAGAACCCGACTGGCGGATCACGTCGTCGAACCGATCGAAGGATCTCACTGACTACGCGAACCGTGTCACTGTCCACGGGCGAACAGGTGACGATGGATCGACGCCGAAAGCTACAGCCGAGAACCAGGACGAGATCGACGACATGGCTCAGCGCGGTATCGGTGACGACGGTGTCGTCGAACGCTTCGAGAAGAACCCCGAGCTGACTACTCAGGAAGAGGTGGACTCTCGGGCGGAACGATTCCTCCGTGAGAGCGTCAACGAGAGAGACGAATCGGGTTCACTCGAGATCGTTCCACAGCAAGTTGCGCCAGGGTACTCCTACAACGTATCCGCCTGGGGCGATTCCTTCCCCTACGGTTCCCAGATCGGCTCGAACTCGCTGTACTTCCGTGGCCCGGACTCTCCTGGTGATGTCGACGATCACGTCGTCTACAGCTGGAGTAACTTGATCTATGGATCGGGTGGTGAATACACCTGGGAGTTCCTGGTTCACCCACAGGATCTCGCCGATCTCGGAGACGACGAGTACTACACGATCTTCGAGTTCGACGAGGACGAAGCTGGCACAGCGTACGTCCGTCTCTACGGTGACGGAAGTATTCAACTGGACTACACCTCGACGACTGGGGACGTAACGAGGACGGATATGAACACGATCCGTGAGGGCGACACGCAACGGCTCACCATCCTATGGAGCGAAGACGTCTGGGATCGCTACTTCTACGTCGATGGCCAGCTCGAGTACGAAGATTCGGCCCACCCTCCGTGGCTCGACTTGGAGTACGGTGATTACTACGTTGGTGCCGATCGCAACGGTGAGAACGGGTTCAAGGGTGGCATCGACGATGTCCGAATCTTCGCTTCTAGCGAGTGGAAGTCTCAGGAATGGATCAGGCAGAACGCGTACGCCGATCTCGTCGAAGCTGACGAGGATCTCGAGGGGCTCCTCAACTATCTCAGATTCGACGATCACTCCGACACGGACGAAGTCAGAAACGACGGGACGGCGATGTATTTCGACTCGGAGATCGTCGGTGCTGAGTACCAGGAGAAGTTCGGAAAGCTCGACGAGGTTCAGTATTCACTGGGCGACGGAGACACGCTTTCCCTGGACTTCGATATCTCGGGCCGGATCGACACCGAGCTCGTCTCGACACAGCGCTCGGCACGGACGAACCGGCGCTCGCTTTGA
- a CDS encoding phage head morphogenesis protein, whose product MTTTDPTRTRTLRGDFEAEVNKRFRALKGDVREAVEELDVLHLGSQQAVNQAPNPRDFEFLSDSEKRQRFQAWLRERIDEGILETTDESAIRSGDAWHSQYVQKAYAKGVTDTGANLRQAGVDAEKLDNLEQVFNQPIHSSKIEILYTRAYDGLEGITQEMDTQISRELSNAISQGWNPRKAASELNDRVDAVGMNRARTLAQTEIIHCHAEGTLDRLESEGFTEVQADVEHRTAGDNRVCPQCASLQGNTYTIEEARGRLPIHPRCRCAWVPIVDD is encoded by the coding sequence GTGACAACTACAGATCCGACGAGAACCCGTACTCTTCGAGGAGACTTCGAGGCAGAAGTTAACAAACGATTCCGTGCTCTGAAGGGCGACGTTCGCGAAGCAGTCGAGGAACTAGATGTTCTCCATCTCGGGAGCCAGCAGGCTGTCAATCAGGCTCCGAACCCACGTGACTTCGAGTTCCTGTCCGACAGTGAGAAGCGTCAGCGCTTCCAGGCGTGGCTCCGCGAACGGATCGACGAGGGAATCCTCGAGACGACGGACGAAAGTGCGATTCGATCTGGAGATGCGTGGCACTCACAGTACGTCCAGAAGGCCTACGCGAAGGGTGTCACCGACACCGGTGCAAACCTTCGACAGGCAGGAGTCGACGCTGAGAAGCTCGACAATCTGGAGCAGGTGTTCAACCAACCAATCCACTCGTCGAAGATCGAGATCCTGTACACCCGGGCCTACGACGGACTTGAGGGAATTACTCAGGAGATGGATACGCAGATCTCCAGGGAACTCTCGAACGCGATCTCGCAAGGGTGGAATCCGAGGAAGGCAGCCAGTGAGCTCAACGATCGTGTCGATGCTGTCGGGATGAACCGAGCCCGAACGTTGGCCCAGACTGAGATCATCCACTGTCACGCAGAGGGCACGCTGGACAGGCTGGAATCGGAAGGCTTCACCGAGGTACAGGCCGACGTCGAGCACCGTACAGCCGGAGATAATCGGGTGTGTCCGCAGTGTGCCTCGCTGCAGGGGAACACGTACACGATCGAGGAAGCACGAGGGAGGCTGCCGATTCACCCACGATGTCGGTGCGCATGGGTGCCGATCGTCGACGACTGA
- a CDS encoding outer membrane protein assembly factor BamB family protein, which yields MQEPDAPDINYAIMDMQIVAVDSNGNVEWEVDDYPDALAIDDEFNLYTREGSVITSYDSSGNERWSESPDDSLDTIVVSEAGYVYANDDGATLQLDKDTGELLWKEVGLAYDVKGSATDPAGNYYPSNNWDDVVTKINPDGEEVWSTDVDQPRGITVDCANEYVYVLSEDGYEIKKLDISDGTVVETRDIPYGFDLEAIDRDGYLYLNDGDSVYKYDWDADEFVWTYSAGDTHYAIDPTLTDGVFVHLEDDTTESYEIHQLSDSGELIDVVHVTDDGGLTRDLVSYPPVGGFPDMWESDEATAGLQALETSASGSLSSPSPTASMDSSANVVASSGASTAPSASSTAVPSPTGAGAVSAPASPGGVTTAQSGAMTTTATASGSSLGTTGSQGVYAAGDAVNVQTTLFTPSTRMDEFHTNTITATGTPTAVQAHSAQSTGAVKIDATGTPSVGEIYAETSGAGSTTSASATFLEIHGRHFIDAIGEPVTATSALSVGEMETWTTPTASITTGSASPYTPPVETRTDGTGILVDVDGTPLAVDSNGITLVAVQKYSISAILNTGIEFGPRISRVSTPGNQLTTNTGRRDADLTGDGANEMDVREYQGSDDE from the coding sequence ATGCAGGAGCCTGATGCTCCCGACATCAACTATGCGATCATGGACATGCAGATCGTCGCAGTGGATAGCAACGGCAACGTCGAGTGGGAAGTCGACGACTATCCCGATGCACTTGCTATCGACGACGAGTTCAATCTCTATACAAGAGAGGGAAGCGTAATCACGTCGTACGATTCCTCCGGGAACGAACGGTGGAGTGAGAGTCCCGATGATTCTCTTGATACAATTGTTGTTTCGGAAGCGGGATATGTGTATGCCAATGATGACGGGGCCACTTTACAACTGGACAAAGACACTGGAGAACTACTGTGGAAAGAAGTTGGTTTGGCATACGATGTTAAAGGGAGTGCCACCGATCCGGCTGGCAACTACTATCCATCCAACAATTGGGATGATGTCGTAACGAAGATCAATCCGGATGGGGAAGAGGTGTGGAGCACAGATGTCGATCAACCACGCGGAATTACTGTCGACTGCGCCAACGAATACGTCTACGTCTTATCTGAAGATGGGTACGAAATCAAGAAGCTAGACATTTCTGATGGCACTGTCGTCGAAACACGTGATATTCCCTACGGGTTCGACTTGGAGGCGATCGATCGTGACGGCTATCTTTACCTCAACGACGGGGACTCCGTCTACAAGTACGACTGGGACGCCGATGAATTCGTCTGGACGTATTCGGCTGGTGATACACACTATGCCATAGATCCGACTCTCACCGACGGTGTCTTTGTCCATCTTGAGGACGACACCACTGAAAGCTACGAAATCCACCAACTCTCCGATAGTGGAGAACTAATTGATGTTGTCCATGTAACGGATGACGGTGGATTAACAAGAGATCTCGTGTCGTACCCACCCGTCGGTGGATTCCCGGATATGTGGGAGTCCGACGAAGCCACAGCTGGGCTTCAAGCCCTCGAGACGTCTGCTTCCGGATCACTGAGTTCGCCATCACCGACGGCGTCGATGGATTCCTCCGCGAACGTCGTTGCGTCCAGCGGAGCGTCGACTGCTCCGTCGGCCTCGAGCACAGCAGTACCCAGTCCCACTGGAGCAGGAGCTGTGTCGGCGCCGGCCAGCCCCGGTGGAGTGACAACAGCACAATCTGGTGCGATGACAACGACGGCAACGGCGTCCGGTTCGAGCCTTGGAACCACTGGTTCCCAAGGCGTCTACGCTGCTGGTGACGCTGTGAACGTCCAGACGACGTTGTTCACTCCATCCACCAGGATGGACGAGTTCCATACCAACACCATCACGGCGACTGGGACTCCGACGGCAGTTCAGGCTCACAGTGCACAGAGCACCGGGGCCGTCAAGATAGACGCGACGGGGACTCCATCCGTCGGAGAAATCTACGCCGAGACATCCGGCGCAGGATCCACTACGTCGGCTTCAGCGACGTTCCTCGAAATCCACGGCAGACACTTCATCGATGCCATCGGAGAGCCCGTGACGGCAACCAGCGCCCTCTCTGTTGGCGAAATGGAGACGTGGACGACTCCGACTGCGTCCATCACCACCGGGAGTGCCAGTCCCTACACACCTCCCGTGGAAACTCGAACGGACGGAACTGGGATCCTGGTTGACGTCGATGGAACTCCGCTGGCTGTCGATTCCAACGGGATCACCCTCGTCGCTGTCCAGAAGTATAGTATCTCGGCCATCCTCAATACTGGCATCGAGTTCGGCCCCCGAATTAGTCGGGTGAGTACGCCCGGCAATCAACTGACGACGAACACTGGCCGGAGAGATGCCGATCTCACTGGGGATGGTGCGAACGAAATGGACGTGAGAGAGTACCAGGGTTCTGACGACGAATAG
- a CDS encoding HK97-gp10 family putative phage morphogenesis protein translates to MSSGISMLGFTDVVNALDYESFGSREYRVGTNVEYAVYVEFGTSRNQAQPFLRPAVEQAVSELDQYANEVDSPEELVEHLALKIEEYAKANAVVDTGNLRGSIEAQRV, encoded by the coding sequence ATGTCTTCTGGAATCTCAATGCTCGGATTCACCGACGTGGTGAATGCTCTCGACTACGAGAGTTTTGGCTCTCGAGAGTATCGCGTCGGAACCAACGTAGAGTACGCCGTCTACGTCGAATTCGGCACGTCTCGAAATCAAGCCCAGCCATTCCTTCGCCCAGCTGTCGAACAGGCCGTTTCCGAACTCGATCAGTACGCGAACGAAGTCGACAGTCCCGAAGAACTCGTCGAACATCTCGCGTTGAAAATAGAGGAGTATGCGAAGGCGAATGCTGTCGTAGATACAGGGAACCTCCGAGGTTCGATTGAAGCCCAGCGAGTCTAG
- a CDS encoding BppU family phage baseplate upper protein: MSESFHLKAGDTSPQIEAVLRSNDGNPVDLRDAEILFRLRAPRGGDVLVEELAEVVDEDGLVRYTWDEEDTDEPGRYRAEFVVEYVNGDVESFPNDGYHDVIITS, from the coding sequence ATGAGTGAATCGTTCCACCTCAAGGCCGGAGACACCTCCCCTCAGATCGAGGCCGTACTTCGATCCAACGATGGGAATCCTGTCGATCTTCGTGATGCAGAAATACTATTCCGTCTCCGTGCTCCTCGAGGTGGCGATGTACTCGTCGAAGAGCTTGCGGAGGTTGTCGACGAAGACGGCCTCGTTCGGTACACCTGGGACGAAGAGGATACTGACGAACCGGGCCGTTATCGCGCTGAATTCGTCGTCGAATATGTCAACGGCGACGTCGAGTCCTTCCCGAACGACGGATATCACGACGTAATTATCACTTCTTAG
- a CDS encoding phage major capsid protein: protein MSTILSNDVIDQEAVRAEVEEYAQSNRVWRQAFRQIDSTDIDSNTVEIPVLDEERAAGVVDEGTEYPSAGDATRKVTVEHEKYGVEVELTYESIQDALLDVIALHTEERAEDLADALDEAAYEEVSKTDGEGDYVNLQEDIIGDASGELKYADAIDAMTALESESFDPDILVVSPESKGDLMKSDEFTRASEMGDDVVRDGAFGELAGLDVFVDDNGHIGAGEAVMFDSGRYGIESEREAMTSQEYEEESENKRVVQVRTRMGWKTVRPEAGVKIEG, encoded by the coding sequence ATGAGTACTATCCTTTCCAACGACGTTATCGATCAGGAAGCAGTTCGCGCCGAAGTCGAAGAGTACGCCCAGAGCAACCGTGTCTGGCGACAGGCATTCCGCCAGATCGACAGCACCGACATCGACTCCAACACTGTCGAGATCCCCGTTCTCGACGAGGAGCGCGCTGCCGGTGTCGTCGACGAAGGCACCGAGTACCCGTCCGCCGGTGACGCGACGCGCAAAGTCACCGTCGAGCACGAAAAGTACGGTGTCGAAGTCGAGCTCACCTACGAGTCCATCCAGGACGCGCTCCTGGACGTCATCGCCCTCCACACTGAGGAGCGAGCCGAGGATCTCGCCGATGCCCTCGACGAGGCTGCCTACGAGGAAGTCTCCAAGACTGACGGCGAAGGTGACTACGTCAACCTCCAGGAAGACATCATCGGCGATGCCAGTGGTGAACTCAAGTACGCCGACGCTATCGATGCGATGACGGCACTCGAGTCCGAGTCGTTCGATCCCGACATCCTCGTCGTCTCGCCCGAATCGAAGGGCGATCTGATGAAGTCCGACGAGTTTACCCGTGCGTCCGAGATGGGCGACGACGTCGTCCGCGACGGTGCGTTCGGCGAGCTGGCTGGCCTCGACGTCTTCGTCGACGACAACGGACACATCGGTGCCGGCGAAGCCGTCATGTTCGACTCGGGCCGGTACGGAATCGAGTCCGAGCGTGAGGCCATGACGAGCCAGGAGTACGAAGAGGAGTCGGAGAACAAGCGCGTCGTCCAGGTTCGTACCCGGATGGGCTGGAAGACAGTCCGGCCCGAAGCCGGCGTCAAGATCGAGGGCTAA
- a CDS encoding phage tail tape measure protein codes for MTFTPSGGESVEIAIEAEDQGASQAFENVESSALGMKHAVGAAGGVLAGAGVAAFGSAADSAIEFEEAMAEIEKVAGEDVAEELTGDIKDLASEVPLAHDELAELATQAGRMGAESADEIAEFTEVAGQMGAATTLSADEAGTALGKMTTALDEPLDNVGELGDSINELSNNFQTTSDEIVDSAQRSGQALDTLGLESDEILGLSAAFNEVSPTSRQAAQRMQQVSESMMDPDNVEMFADMLDVSAEEFEKMRDEAPEETMMSLMENIDGNQDALDTLNDELTTAQARAFRDTADSADAMKEAMQESGEAMEEGGSLAGEVATETDTMAGQMELLSSEVENIKIAMGESFLPVLVDVLETVSPLISEFADVNEEFDGLPAVIMAATAAIGGLTVALTALTGITATTILPIIAALGALGATAYAIKTAWDENMGGIQDATQEMWEAIEPALASVQSFAEDVFEDYVMPLLEDLQELWEEQFEEIAEDVAETMDVVSDRIETVLAFLEGYWEEHGDSIMTIVEATFAFLELTIGTALRAISTTIQAVLAIIRGDFDEALEIYLDFWVTTFEEILGFLDNDFFSGIVATFEAVFGFIQHVFEAIYDFLIGGSIIPDTFNEILDFLTTWFATVQSWLVHDGKELIADGFQAIFDATIGNLMEFLENLAGGISGTLGTIADWVTNQGSDAIEGAFGAVQEAITSPISTAVSTIEDTISELPDYIMDTVQNAVDDAIDWFNRNVPNTLEIPSVTVGGGSVSLPSHTFEDPISGETIGTIGGGRLSIPSSTVGGQGIDLPQLAQGGIITGDTLARIGEAGDNEAVVPLHRLSRFLDTAYEVGAQTVSEGPHGATSDSQSSTLTATLRVEGDGELADLIREHAELVVEDHENAKANRISRM; via the coding sequence ATGACATTTACTCCCAGCGGAGGCGAATCCGTAGAGATCGCTATCGAAGCCGAAGATCAGGGCGCCTCTCAGGCGTTCGAGAACGTCGAGAGTTCCGCCCTTGGAATGAAGCACGCCGTCGGTGCAGCCGGAGGTGTCCTCGCTGGGGCCGGTGTGGCAGCCTTTGGCAGTGCAGCTGACTCCGCCATCGAGTTCGAAGAGGCGATGGCTGAGATCGAGAAGGTTGCCGGTGAAGACGTCGCTGAGGAACTAACTGGCGACATCAAGGATCTCGCATCGGAGGTTCCCCTCGCCCACGACGAGTTGGCCGAGCTCGCCACCCAGGCGGGCCGGATGGGGGCCGAGAGTGCTGACGAGATTGCAGAGTTCACCGAGGTTGCCGGCCAGATGGGAGCTGCGACGACTCTCTCTGCAGACGAAGCAGGGACGGCTCTTGGGAAGATGACGACGGCGCTGGACGAACCCCTGGACAACGTCGGCGAACTGGGTGACTCGATCAACGAACTATCGAACAACTTCCAGACGACGTCCGACGAGATCGTCGACTCCGCCCAGCGTTCGGGCCAGGCACTGGACACACTGGGCCTCGAATCTGACGAGATCCTGGGGCTCTCGGCTGCCTTCAACGAAGTTTCTCCGACGAGCCGGCAGGCTGCTCAGCGGATGCAGCAAGTCTCGGAGTCGATGATGGATCCGGACAACGTCGAAATGTTCGCGGACATGCTTGACGTCTCCGCTGAGGAGTTCGAGAAGATGCGCGATGAGGCTCCCGAGGAGACGATGATGTCTCTGATGGAGAACATCGACGGGAACCAGGACGCCCTCGATACTCTCAACGACGAGTTGACTACAGCACAAGCCCGTGCCTTCCGTGACACCGCTGACTCGGCTGACGCGATGAAAGAGGCGATGCAGGAGTCGGGAGAAGCGATGGAGGAAGGTGGCTCCCTCGCTGGCGAGGTTGCCACGGAAACGGACACGATGGCCGGCCAGATGGAGCTGCTCAGCTCCGAAGTCGAGAACATCAAGATCGCGATGGGCGAGTCGTTCCTCCCGGTTCTCGTCGACGTCCTGGAGACTGTTTCCCCACTAATCTCTGAATTCGCCGACGTCAACGAGGAATTCGATGGCCTCCCAGCAGTGATCATGGCTGCGACGGCAGCCATCGGTGGCCTCACTGTTGCCCTGACGGCGCTTACTGGAATCACAGCGACGACGATTCTCCCGATAATTGCTGCTCTGGGTGCCCTCGGAGCGACTGCCTACGCGATCAAGACGGCGTGGGACGAGAACATGGGTGGGATTCAGGACGCCACCCAGGAGATGTGGGAGGCGATCGAGCCCGCCCTGGCTTCCGTCCAGTCGTTCGCGGAAGACGTCTTCGAGGACTACGTGATGCCCCTCCTGGAAGATCTCCAGGAGCTCTGGGAGGAACAGTTCGAGGAGATCGCCGAGGACGTGGCCGAGACGATGGACGTCGTCTCCGATCGGATCGAGACGGTGCTGGCCTTCCTCGAGGGCTACTGGGAGGAACACGGCGACTCGATAATGACGATCGTCGAGGCGACGTTCGCCTTCCTCGAACTGACGATTGGCACTGCATTGCGGGCGATCTCGACGACGATCCAAGCTGTTCTCGCGATCATTCGGGGCGACTTCGATGAAGCCCTCGAGATCTATCTGGACTTCTGGGTGACGACGTTCGAGGAGATCCTCGGTTTCCTGGACAACGACTTCTTCTCCGGGATCGTGGCCACCTTCGAGGCCGTCTTCGGCTTCATCCAGCACGTCTTCGAGGCGATCTATGACTTCCTCATCGGGGGCTCGATCATCCCCGACACGTTCAACGAGATCCTCGATTTCCTCACTACGTGGTTCGCCACCGTCCAGTCCTGGCTTGTCCATGATGGAAAGGAATTAATCGCCGACGGGTTCCAGGCGATTTTCGATGCGACGATCGGGAACCTGATGGAGTTCCTCGAGAATCTCGCCGGCGGAATCAGTGGTACCCTTGGCACCATCGCTGACTGGGTGACGAACCAGGGTTCCGATGCGATCGAAGGTGCGTTCGGTGCCGTCCAGGAGGCGATCACGTCCCCGATCTCGACGGCTGTCTCGACGATCGAGGACACGATCTCCGAGTTGCCTGACTACATCATGGACACGGTGCAAAACGCCGTGGACGACGCCATCGACTGGTTCAACCGGAACGTCCCGAACACGCTCGAGATTCCATCCGTCACCGTTGGAGGTGGATCGGTTAGCCTTCCGAGCCACACCTTCGAGGATCCCATCTCCGGGGAAACGATCGGCACCATTGGTGGTGGACGTCTCAGCATTCCGTCGTCGACAGTCGGTGGACAGGGAATCGATCTCCCCCAGCTCGCCCAGGGTGGAATCATCACTGGCGACACGTTGGCCCGGATCGGCGAAGCTGGTGACAACGAGGCCGTCGTTCCCCTCCACAGGCTCTCGCGGTTCCTCGACACGGCGTACGAGGTGGGTGCCCAGACTGTCTCTGAGGGCCCACACGGCGCCACGAGTGACTCCCAGTCCTCGACGTTGACTGCCACCCTCCGCGTCGAAGGTGACGGAGAGCTGGCTGATCTGATTCGAGAACACGCTGAACTCGTCGTCGAGGATCACGAGAACGCCAAGGCGAACCGAATCAGTCGGATGTAG
- a CDS encoding phage portal protein has translation MEKFWAQYRTCPLVRRGIDIFAEDITAPGYRVDADNDELVEELEEWLSSSAIVAGESHRDFAEILDGSIVQEEVRGTALVEVVPKAEADDEIWGFRLINVSTVSAYTYENQAVLIRPDDTEVDGVQTTSRGEAAAYGQWDNSALAGPFNDKNTVPLSQNDIVKLVRDPDTSDIFGNSSIEPVSQEIDELYRMLDDIGEAVHSKGYPHWIFKLGEPSGDITDPRAGVWPEDKIKDYRDEHKEGNWEVGSKDFVPGDVEVETISSDVPEIEELLDWYVEEIVSTLPVPKYKLGFTDSINRDVTAEQAPQYERKIENKRRQLEEAFTPVLRRKAEEFGYSENDVASVKLSIEEEREENPLLRDNFDASEFAEFARGLQAAAGDEGEPSDIVPPEEMRELLGLPDRDEVEESALEEELDEENEQVQAQFEELYGEPSTPDAMGDGADFDLDTSNESEPQAPTAD, from the coding sequence TTGGAAAAATTCTGGGCCCAATATCGAACCTGTCCCCTCGTCCGCCGTGGAATCGACATCTTTGCCGAGGATATTACGGCACCCGGCTATCGCGTCGACGCCGACAACGACGAACTTGTCGAGGAACTCGAAGAGTGGCTCTCCAGTTCGGCGATCGTCGCCGGCGAATCCCATCGCGACTTCGCGGAGATCCTGGACGGTTCGATCGTCCAGGAGGAAGTTCGCGGGACAGCACTCGTCGAAGTAGTCCCGAAGGCCGAAGCTGACGATGAGATCTGGGGATTCCGACTCATCAACGTCTCCACTGTTTCGGCGTACACCTACGAGAACCAGGCAGTCCTGATCCGTCCCGACGACACCGAGGTTGACGGTGTCCAGACGACGTCTCGTGGTGAAGCAGCAGCCTACGGACAGTGGGACAACAGCGCGCTGGCTGGCCCGTTCAATGACAAAAACACTGTCCCCCTGAGCCAGAACGACATCGTGAAACTCGTCCGCGATCCGGACACGTCGGACATCTTCGGGAACAGTTCGATCGAACCCGTCTCCCAGGAGATCGACGAGCTGTACCGAATGCTCGACGACATCGGCGAGGCTGTCCACTCGAAAGGTTATCCACACTGGATTTTCAAATTGGGCGAACCCAGTGGTGACATTACTGATCCCCGAGCTGGCGTCTGGCCCGAGGACAAGATCAAGGACTATCGTGACGAGCACAAGGAGGGCAACTGGGAAGTCGGATCCAAAGACTTCGTCCCCGGTGACGTGGAAGTCGAGACGATCTCCTCGGACGTCCCTGAGATCGAAGAACTCCTGGACTGGTACGTCGAGGAAATCGTCTCCACCCTTCCCGTTCCGAAGTACAAATTGGGCTTTACAGATTCGATTAATCGAGACGTCACTGCCGAACAAGCACCCCAGTACGAGCGCAAGATCGAAAACAAACGACGTCAGCTCGAAGAGGCTTTCACGCCAGTTCTCCGTCGAAAAGCCGAGGAGTTCGGCTACAGTGAGAACGACGTTGCCTCCGTCAAGCTCTCGATCGAGGAGGAACGGGAGGAGAACCCGCTACTCCGCGACAACTTCGACGCTTCGGAGTTCGCAGAATTCGCCCGTGGCCTCCAGGCAGCTGCTGGCGACGAGGGCGAACCGAGCGACATCGTCCCGCCCGAAGAGATGCGCGAGCTTCTCGGCCTCCCGGATCGGGATGAGGTGGAAGAGAGTGCCCTCGAGGAAGAACTGGACGAGGAGAACGAACAAGTCCAGGCCCAGTTCGAGGAATTGTACGGTGAACCATCCACGCCAGATGCAATGGGAGACGGCGCCGACTTCGATCTCGATACGTCGAACGAGTCGGAGCCTCAAGCGCCGACTGCGGATTAA